Genomic DNA from Mycobacteroides chelonae CCUG 47445:
TGAATTCCCAATGTCCCGGTGCCCCTTGTGCCAAGAGTGAGCCGTCCGCGGCGAGAGTGATCGTGCTCGAATCATCAAGCCAGGTGCCGATGAACTGGTCACGGGTGTACTTGGAATCGCAGGCCGCTGCCGGTGGTTGCGCGGGCGCAGACGAGGACGCCTCGGGGGCATTGGAGCAACCCACCACTGCCAGCGCTACCAGAAGTACCAGTTGTCTCATTTCCCAAGAACTCTCATCGCGTTGTCGAATACCACGGTGCGTCTGTCGAGCGCGTGATGGCCGCCGTTAACCATCTCGGTAATTTTGGTGATATTTCCAGTGTCTGCAACGGCATTGCCGTTGTGGGTGTTCCAATACCAGAGGGCTGATGTAAATGCGTACTGCGGAGTTTCCAGTAACTCAGGGTTGCTGACGAAATCCACGCCGAAAGCATCGCTGATCTTCTGGTAGTTGTACTTACCAGTGACCTGAATGGCGCCACGGCCTTTGTATCGCACACCATCACCTGGCGACGTGTTCCCGAGGTCTTCGCGCCCCTCGTACTCAGCCCCCGACGCATACTCCTTGTACGTCGCGAAATGATCGGACTCGATGGCCACCTGCGATAGGAAAGCAGCCTGTCTGACAGGCGTGTTCATACCGCCCTGACGCATCATGTCATTAAGCGGGCCAACAACTTCGTTGGCCTTCGCCTCGCTGATGTTGGGGTCGATTTCCATAAGCATTGCAACAGTCACCGGCGTATAACCGTCCGTGGGCGGCTGCTGAGGATCCTCCGGCATTCCGGTGGGCGCCACGGCGCGACGGATTGCCGCAGCGATGTCGTGGTCAAGTGCATTGGCGCGCTCCAGAATTCCCTTGAGCTCGGTCTCCTTATTGCCCCGGACCGTTTCCAGCATGAGGTCGCCGTGCACATCGCCAACGACCTTGCCATCGGGCGTGATCTGCCAGCCGAATTTCGCGACCTCACCTTTGAGCAGTTTGAAGTCCGTCACGACGCGACCGACTTGGTCGACGAGGGGCTCTAACGCATCTGTTACCGCACGAGTTTGTTTCTGCTGCTCGTCAATGTCGGTGCGGCGCTTACCGAGTTCATGACGCCAGGTATCGGCGGCATCGCCTCCCCACCCTTCCAGCGAGCGTTTGATGCCGTCGAGCGTGTCCCCAAGGTTGGCAAGTCTCTTGTGCTTGCCGAACATGACACCCAACAACTGGACGAGCGCGTTGGGATCCCACTTCTCCAGTTCGGCAACGCTGACCATCAGTGTCCCCCATCGGTCTTCGCGATGGTGTCGCGGCTGCGCTGATCCTGCGCGGTGAACTTACCGGCGGCTTCCTGCATCCAGGTACCCAGCCCGCCCAAGTTTCGGTGGAGCACGTCGCCCTGTTCCGACCAGGAGCCCTGCGCCTCGTTCAATGCTCGCGCCGATTCGCCGATCCATCCGCCAGCGGCCTCGGCAACACTGTCGACGTCATGCGCATGATCCGCGCGGGAGTCGGTAACAGCATCAATCAGCGCCCACGCATGCCGGTTCACATCTTCGGGATTAACCTGAAGTGCCACGCCCCACCCTCCTACCAAACACCGGAATTTGTCTGCGCTACAACGTATTTCACTCGAATTTCACGTCCCAGCCAAGGGCCTTGTAACGGCGCACTTCCCGCTCCCGTGCCGCCTTCTCGGCCTTCTCCTGCTCAGACCAGTCACCGATAACCCCCGGTGAAGCTGCTGGCATATCGCCCAAGAACTCATCGGTGTTGTCGTAATTGATCAGAATCTGCGGTGTCGCCTTCTCACCATCGTCCTCACCCTTGCCGCCGCGACCATGCGCGCCAGCGCCGCCCATCATCCCCATCGGGCCACCACCACGCACACCGGCAGCACCCACCGCCGCAGGGTTGATGCCCGACCCATTGCCGCCAGCGGCACCGCCCGGCAGACCCGCACCGCCGCGAAGCGCACTCAACCCGCCAGGCCCGCCAGCACCTGAACCGGACCCGCCGACGCCTGTGCCGGTGCCCGTTGACGATGGGGAGAATCCTGCCGCCGTCGTACTACCGATCGGCAGGCCGGAACCTCCAGAGCCAGAACCCAACCCTGAACCCGCACCACCGGAACCCGAACCAGCGCCCGATCCCGATCCCTGACCACCACCAGAACCGCTGCCCTGGCCACCACCCTGACCTTGCCCCTGTCCAGCTCCAGCCTGCTTTGCATCACCGCCGGCCAGCTGCGGCTTGGTGTCCTTGTTGGCCAGTCCGTCGGTGGCGGGCGGGGTCTGGGTACCGCCACCGGAACCACCCCCGCTATTGCCTCCCCCGCCACCGTTGCCACCGCCCTGATCGCCGGGCATCGCCCCCAGCTGCTGCACATCGGGGTCCGTCACCTTGGGACGGTCCGTCGACATCGGGTTGGTATACGTGCTTTGCGCCGCAGCAC
This window encodes:
- a CDS encoding WXG100 family type VII secretion target, which codes for MALQVNPEDVNRHAWALIDAVTDSRADHAHDVDSVAEAAGGWIGESARALNEAQGSWSEQGDVLHRNLGGLGTWMQEAAGKFTAQDQRSRDTIAKTDGGH
- a CDS encoding glycoside hydrolase family 19 protein, giving the protein MVSVAELEKWDPNALVQLLGVMFGKHKRLANLGDTLDGIKRSLEGWGGDAADTWRHELGKRRTDIDEQQKQTRAVTDALEPLVDQVGRVVTDFKLLKGEVAKFGWQITPDGKVVGDVHGDLMLETVRGNKETELKGILERANALDHDIAAAIRRAVAPTGMPEDPQQPPTDGYTPVTVAMLMEIDPNISEAKANEVVGPLNDMMRQGGMNTPVRQAAFLSQVAIESDHFATYKEYASGAEYEGREDLGNTSPGDGVRYKGRGAIQVTGKYNYQKISDAFGVDFVSNPELLETPQYAFTSALWYWNTHNGNAVADTGNITKITEMVNGGHHALDRRTVVFDNAMRVLGK